A single window of Nicotiana sylvestris chromosome 5, ASM39365v2, whole genome shotgun sequence DNA harbors:
- the LOC104211852 gene encoding UDP-glucuronic acid decarboxylase 6-like, whose product MASNGNNHVSTKPPPEPSPLRKAKFFQANMRILVTGGAGFIGSHLVDKLMENEKNEVVVVDNYFTGSKDNLKQWIGHPRFELIRHDVTEPLLIEVDRIYHLACPASPIFYKYNPVKTIKTNVLGTMNMLGLAKRTGARILLTSTSEVYGDPLVHPQDESYWGNVNPIGVRSCYDEGKRVAETLMFDYHRQHGIEIRIARIFNTYGPRMNIDDGRVVSNFIAQAIRDEALTVQLPGTQTRSFCYVSDMVDGLIRLMEGDNTGPINIGNPGEFTMIELAENVKELINPEVKIITVENTPDDPRQRKPDITKAKELLGWEPKIKLRDGIPLMEEDFRGRLGISRKK is encoded by the exons ATGGCTTCCAATGGAAACAATCATGTATCAACAAAACCACCACCAGAGCCTTCACCGTTGCGAAAGGCAAAATTTTTCCAG GCTAACATGAGGATTCTGGTGACTGGTGGTGCTGGATTTATTGGCTCTCACCTTGTTGACAAATTGATGGAAAATGAGAAGAATGAG GTGGTTGTTGTCGATAATTACTTTACTGGATCAAAGGATAATCTAAAGCAATGGATTGGTCATCCAAGATTTGAGCTAATTCGCCATG ATGTTACTGAGCCGTTGTTGATTGAAGTTGACCGAATTTATCACCTTGCTTGCCCTGCTTCCCCGATATTTTACAAGTATAATCCCGTTAAG ACAATTAAGACAAATGTACTTGGAACAATGAACATGTTGGGTCTTGCCAAGCGAACTGGGGCAAG GATTTTACTCACATCGACTTCCGAGGTTTATGGAGATCCACTCGTGCACCCTCAAGACGAAAGCTATTGGGGCAATGTTAACCCAATTG GAGTTAGAAGTTGTTATGATGAAGGGAAAAGAGTGGCTGAGACTTTGATGTTTGATTATCACAGACAACATGGAATTG AAATCCGAATTGCTAGAATCTTCAATACTTATGGTCCTCGAATGAATATTGATGATGGTCGTGTTGTCAGCAACTTCATTGCCCAAGCAATTCG TGATGAAGCGTTGACTGTCCAGTTGCCAGGAACACAAACACGCAGCTTTTGTTACGTCTCTGACATG GTTGATGGCCTTATTCGGCTTATGGAGGGAGATAACACTGGACCAATTAACATTGGAAATCcag GTGAATTCACAATGATTGAACTTGCGGAGAATGTGAAGGAG CTCATCAATCCGGAAGTGAAAATTATCACTGTGGAGAACACTCCAGATGATCCCCGACAGAGAAAACCCGATATCACAAAGGCAAAAGAGTTACTAGGCTGGGAACCAAAGATCAAGTTGCGCGATGGTATTCCTCTGATGGAGGAAGATTTCCGCGGCAGGCTTGGAATTTCAAGAAAGAAGTGA